One genomic segment of Catalinimonas alkaloidigena includes these proteins:
- a CDS encoding Sua5/YciO/YrdC/YwlC family protein, translating into MKVKSTALLLLRNTPLDVIATHAFANDSIDTIIQNLNIDNNSTLPHYTILISREEDLHSFVTNIPELAWEMLEYAEEPLELLYPKKKYQNALDRDEFISIRVVKSPKLKQVVQQYGPLITISADLLKRDNSLTINKEINCSEKNNPYNQVKTMKLFSDGSFTFLR; encoded by the coding sequence TTGAAGGTCAAATCTACCGCACTTTTGCTATTAAGGAATACTCCTTTAGACGTTATTGCTACTCATGCTTTTGCCAATGATAGCATTGACACAATTATTCAAAATTTAAACATTGATAATAATTCTACACTCCCACACTATACAATATTAATTAGTAGAGAAGAAGATTTGCATAGCTTCGTGACCAACATTCCTGAATTAGCCTGGGAGATGTTAGAATATGCTGAGGAACCTCTTGAATTACTTTATCCGAAAAAGAAGTATCAAAATGCTTTAGACCGAGATGAGTTCATCAGCATCAGAGTAGTAAAAAGTCCGAAGCTTAAGCAAGTTGTTCAGCAATACGGGCCGTTAATCACCATTTCTGCCGACTTACTTAAGCGTGACAATTCACTAACTATCAATAAAGAAATTAATTGTAGTGAAAAAAATAACCCCTATAATCAGGTTAAAACTATGAAGCTTTTTAGCGATGGTAGTTTTACTTTTCTAAGGTAA
- a CDS encoding ATP-binding protein codes for MPQKSRIEDINNMIIKIASGDFDHKIEISDSFDEIDAIVSGINMLGEELKATVIAKNYLKSIFEGIVDMLIIFDEHFLIKEVNNKVTEILGIDESQLLGQPIENLFTLDDTKVIEKIKKGIANKGSLYNQETSFVNVNGDNIPVSISLSLLKDNNDSEKGFILIAKDLKHVLLTADALKQKNTELQTLVYKVSHDLKGPVASVMGLLELVDMAGDDLQSIKNYLDHIKKSLYKLNHTILSLFEYSLSSQPNFEVSSVTLKTLLEEVLSSYANYPGMSDMKIDLDILPSLSLMTGKKLLISLFQHIIENAINFRATHNKISQLKIKASTQGKSISISFEDNGMGMDKHVLARAFDMFYRGNEVSKGSGLGLFIAKSNVEKLGGEIKIKSKVDVGTEIIILLPSLTGSKITIS; via the coding sequence ATGCCTCAAAAAAGCAGGATAGAAGATATTAATAACATGATTATCAAAATCGCCAGTGGTGATTTTGATCATAAAATAGAAATATCTGATTCTTTTGATGAAATAGATGCGATAGTTTCTGGTATTAATATGCTAGGCGAAGAGTTGAAAGCTACCGTTATCGCAAAAAATTATCTTAAAAGTATTTTTGAAGGTATAGTAGACATGCTGATCATTTTTGATGAGCATTTTTTAATTAAAGAAGTTAACAATAAAGTCACAGAAATTCTTGGAATAGATGAGTCGCAACTATTAGGTCAACCCATTGAAAACCTCTTCACTTTAGATGATACTAAAGTGATTGAAAAAATAAAGAAAGGTATCGCAAATAAAGGGTCTTTATATAATCAGGAGACTTCTTTTGTAAATGTGAACGGTGATAACATCCCCGTTTCAATATCACTATCCTTGCTCAAGGATAATAATGATTCTGAGAAAGGATTTATTCTTATCGCTAAAGACTTAAAGCATGTATTACTTACTGCTGATGCCTTAAAACAGAAAAATACTGAACTTCAAACATTAGTTTACAAAGTCTCTCATGACCTGAAAGGACCAGTAGCATCTGTAATGGGTCTACTTGAATTGGTTGATATGGCTGGAGATGATCTACAAAGCATTAAAAACTACCTGGATCATATCAAAAAGAGCCTTTACAAACTCAATCATACTATTCTGAGTTTGTTTGAATATTCACTTTCTTCTCAACCCAACTTTGAAGTGTCATCGGTTACGCTTAAGACTTTACTGGAAGAAGTTTTGAGCAGTTATGCTAATTATCCCGGCATGAGTGATATGAAAATTGACTTAGATATTCTACCCAGTTTATCTCTCATGACTGGTAAAAAACTATTAATATCTTTGTTTCAACATATTATTGAAAACGCAATTAATTTCAGGGCTACGCATAATAAAATTTCTCAACTTAAAATAAAAGCTTCAACCCAAGGCAAAAGCATTTCTATTTCATTTGAAGATAACGGTATGGGTATGGATAAACATGTCCTTGCACGTGCTTTTGACATGTTTTATAGGGGGAATGAAGTCTCTAAAGGAAGTGGCCTCGGACTTTTTATCGCCAAATCTAATGTGGAGAAACTCGGGGGAGAAATTAAAATTAAGAGTAAAGTTGATGTTGGTACAGAAATCATTATACTTCTCCCTTCTCTTACAGGAAGTAAGATTACTATTTCTTAA
- a CDS encoding OmpA family protein encodes MKLTRAYFKLASGYLLFCFSSLICSAATSDITTSLKSLHQEPEVLHTGSYLVIGVFQYETNASRFTENAIKEGLQASYKYHQHNQLIYVYSHYGETKNNLLPQYHQLRESTQYKDAWILNIDDNVTIVDLVRADSTTSQNTKSKTTETSKTELTKTSRKSVDILNVAFRTFDTTGSDTVYVNAQVQVVDGKHAELIEKTDSERGWAVDLNAFNIDTIQIIAEAVGYRKTQIDLNIKEQSDSLVPSNYYLKQDTLFVDIGLKSLGVGDYQVMYNTYFYGNSTVMRALSKYELENVYQFLQANPNIRICLHGHTNGNSRGLAYLFLEETRNFFEIIRTKEYRKRGVSSTKLSHYRAETIKSYLVSRGIEKERLKTKGWGGEKMLIDKDSPMASNNIRVEIEVLSK; translated from the coding sequence ATGAAATTGACAAGGGCATATTTTAAACTTGCATCAGGTTATTTACTTTTTTGTTTTTCTTCCTTGATTTGCTCTGCTGCAACATCTGATATCACAACTTCTTTGAAAAGCCTACATCAAGAGCCTGAAGTATTACATACTGGCTCATATTTAGTGATTGGGGTATTTCAATATGAAACTAACGCAAGCAGATTTACTGAGAATGCTATTAAAGAAGGTTTACAGGCTAGTTATAAATATCATCAGCATAATCAGCTAATATATGTGTATTCGCACTATGGGGAAACCAAAAACAATCTTCTCCCCCAATATCACCAATTGAGAGAGAGTACTCAGTATAAGGATGCTTGGATATTGAATATTGATGATAATGTAACTATTGTTGATCTTGTTCGGGCAGATTCTACAACCTCTCAAAACACCAAATCAAAAACAACTGAAACATCAAAAACTGAGCTTACTAAAACTAGCCGGAAATCAGTTGATATATTAAATGTAGCTTTTCGGACCTTTGATACAACAGGTTCCGATACTGTATATGTAAACGCTCAAGTTCAGGTAGTGGATGGCAAACATGCAGAGTTGATTGAAAAAACTGACTCCGAAAGAGGATGGGCTGTTGATTTAAATGCGTTTAATATTGATACTATTCAAATCATTGCTGAAGCGGTAGGCTATAGAAAAACACAAATAGACCTGAATATCAAAGAACAATCTGATAGTTTGGTACCTTCAAACTATTACTTAAAGCAAGACACACTATTTGTTGATATAGGATTGAAGAGCCTGGGAGTGGGAGATTACCAGGTCATGTATAATACTTATTTTTATGGAAACTCAACAGTGATGCGTGCGCTATCAAAATACGAATTAGAAAATGTTTATCAGTTTTTGCAGGCTAATCCTAATATAAGGATATGTTTACATGGACATACCAATGGAAACTCAAGAGGACTTGCTTATCTATTTTTAGAGGAAACGCGAAATTTCTTTGAAATAATACGTACAAAAGAGTACCGTAAAAGAGGAGTGAGCTCAACCAAGCTTTCACATTATAGAGCCGAAACGATTAAGAGCTATTTGGTATCAAGAGGCATAGAAAAAGAGCGTTTAAAAACCAAAGGTTGGGGTGGGGAAAAAATGCTTATTGACAAAGACTCTCCCATGGCAAGTAATAACATAAGGGTTGAGATTGAGGTACTTAGCAAATAA
- a CDS encoding M28 family metallopeptidase produces the protein MNTRKNITASFLMLSIACALTLILGSCNSQKKTDKDFLTGIDISSDDIRQHISILSSDEFEGRMPFSTGEEKTVAYLEEQFREMGLQPGNKDSFLQAVPLVEIDAQPTSDLVIEASDETLNLSYRNEFVALTRRVTDQIDVNDSELVFCGFGIVAPEYNWNDYEGIDMRGKTAVVLVNDPGFGSEDSTFFKGNTMTYYGRWTYKYEEAARQGAEGVIIVHNTAPAGYPWGVVRSSWTGKALYLQPDDDNMSRCAFEGWIDIRSAQKIFKMAGIQNYLGIARQQSFKPVPLGMSASLSINVAHKFATSQNVIAKLEGSEYPDEYVIYTAHWDHIGINEAVDGDSIYNGALDNASGVGVMLEIANAFAQLEQKPERSVIFLAVTAEEQGLLGSAYYAEHPIYPLDKTVANINMDGIWFLGPMKDVTVVGYGQSELDEYVEAVAKTQNRYIIPDPQPEKGYFFRSDHFNFAKVGVPALYASGESEQAEQGKEWTKNKNAEWTQKHYHQPSDEYQPGEWNFEGMVLDAELLFNVGYQLANERNFPEWKSGSEFKAVREAYMP, from the coding sequence ATGAACACTAGAAAAAATATTACCGCATCTTTTTTAATGCTAAGCATCGCTTGTGCTTTAACATTGATATTAGGTTCCTGTAATTCACAAAAAAAAACGGATAAGGACTTCCTCACTGGTATTGATATCAGTTCAGATGATATAAGACAGCATATTTCTATTCTTTCTTCTGACGAATTTGAAGGGAGAATGCCTTTTTCAACGGGAGAAGAAAAAACTGTAGCCTATTTGGAAGAGCAGTTTAGAGAAATGGGACTGCAACCTGGAAATAAGGATAGTTTCCTACAGGCTGTTCCATTGGTAGAGATTGATGCGCAACCTACCAGTGATTTGGTCATTGAAGCAAGCGATGAAACATTAAATCTATCATATCGCAATGAATTTGTTGCGCTTACAAGAAGAGTGACTGATCAGATTGATGTCAATGACTCTGAGTTGGTGTTCTGTGGATTTGGGATTGTAGCGCCGGAATATAACTGGAATGATTATGAGGGCATTGATATGCGTGGAAAAACTGCTGTTGTGCTGGTGAATGATCCTGGATTTGGTTCTGAAGACTCTACTTTCTTCAAAGGGAATACCATGACATACTATGGGCGATGGACTTATAAATATGAAGAAGCAGCTCGTCAGGGGGCCGAAGGGGTGATTATCGTCCATAATACTGCTCCTGCAGGATACCCTTGGGGGGTGGTTAGAAGTAGCTGGACGGGTAAAGCACTTTACCTTCAGCCTGATGATGACAACATGTCTAGGTGTGCTTTTGAAGGCTGGATAGATATTCGCTCGGCACAAAAAATTTTTAAAATGGCTGGCATACAAAATTATTTAGGCATTGCTCGCCAGCAAAGTTTTAAGCCAGTGCCATTGGGAATGTCAGCATCACTATCCATAAATGTTGCGCATAAGTTTGCTACTTCACAAAATGTAATAGCCAAACTTGAAGGTAGTGAATATCCGGACGAATACGTGATTTATACCGCTCATTGGGATCATATAGGGATTAATGAAGCAGTAGATGGTGATTCTATTTATAATGGAGCACTTGACAATGCCAGTGGAGTAGGCGTAATGCTTGAAATTGCTAATGCGTTTGCACAGCTAGAACAAAAACCTGAGCGCAGTGTCATTTTTTTGGCTGTAACTGCCGAAGAGCAAGGACTTCTAGGCTCAGCTTATTACGCAGAACACCCCATCTACCCTTTAGATAAAACTGTAGCCAATATCAATATGGATGGTATCTGGTTTCTGGGACCTATGAAGGATGTAACGGTAGTGGGGTATGGTCAATCAGAGCTAGATGAATATGTAGAAGCAGTAGCAAAAACACAGAACCGATACATAATCCCAGATCCTCAACCCGAGAAAGGCTATTTTTTCCGTTCTGATCATTTCAACTTTGCCAAAGTTGGTGTGCCTGCTCTCTACGCCAGTGGTGAATCTGAACAGGCTGAGCAGGGAAAAGAGTGGACCAAAAATAAAAATGCGGAATGGACACAAAAGCATTATCATCAACCCTCTGATGAGTATCAGCCAGGAGAATGGAATTTTGAAGGAATGGTGCTTGATGCCGAATTATTATTTAATGTAGGTTATCAGTTAGCCAATGAAAGGAATTTTCCTGAATGGAAGAGCGGGTCTGAGTTTAAAGCTGTTCGTGAAGCTTATATGCCTTAG